A single window of Salvia splendens isolate huo1 chromosome 8, SspV2, whole genome shotgun sequence DNA harbors:
- the LOC121744751 gene encoding uncharacterized protein C1450.15-like isoform X1, producing MQQPMQEVKSPESRNATTIRMLLPLHLTCGLGLALAFWAALDFCSLLLIQNPSQTLFIAWAVHALVVIPVFSQFRLDPDKCSYVKAIVRGLMGLPAGALVNALGAIVLGAPVGIQHFKKTVHWSLLMSVFTFAPAASVFGSSWTDWHRIFAHLKPIQPIDFIICLPAHGAIIGAWFGAWPMPLDWERPWQEWPICVTYGAILGYLIGVMASFGFVVYYHNRQNHSKRE from the exons ATGCAGCAGCCTATGCAGGAAGTAAAATCACCCGAAAGTAGAAATGCTACCACTATACGGATGCTGCTGCCATTGCATCTCACATGTGGGCTTGGCTTAGCTTTAGCTTTCTGGGCAGCACTTGATTTTTGTTCACTCCTGCTCATCCAAAATCCTTCCCAAACTCTCTTTATTGCATGG GCTGTGCATGCTCTTGTTGTGATCCCTGTCTTTAGTCAGTTTCGTCTCGATCCTGATAAATGCTCT TATGTTAAAGCTATAGTGAGAGGACTGATGGGTCTCCCTGCAG GTGCTTTAGTTAATGCTCTTGGAGCAATTGTATTGGGCGCACCAGTTGGAATTCA GCACTTCAAAAAGACAGTTCATTGGTCTCTTCTAATGTCGGTTTTCACA TTTGCACCTGCAGCTTCTGTATTTGGCTCATCATGGACCGACTGGCATCGGATATTCGCCCACTTAAA GCCTATTCAACCCATAGATTTTATAATCTGTTTACCTGCACATGGAGCCATCATCGGGGCTTGGTTTGGTGCGTGGCCCATGCCTCTTGACTGGGAAAGACCCTGGCAG GAGTGGCCAATCTGTGTGACTTATGGAGCTATTCTTGGCTATTTGATTGGCGTTATGGCATCATTTGGATTTGTTGTCTATTATCATAACAGACAAAATCATTCTAAGAGGGAATAA
- the LOC121744751 gene encoding uncharacterized protein C1450.15-like isoform X2, translating into MLLPLHLTCGLGLALAFWAALDFCSLLLIQNPSQTLFIAWAVHALVVIPVFSQFRLDPDKCSYVKAIVRGLMGLPAGALVNALGAIVLGAPVGIQHFKKTVHWSLLMSVFTFAPAASVFGSSWTDWHRIFAHLKPIQPIDFIICLPAHGAIIGAWFGAWPMPLDWERPWQEWPICVTYGAILGYLIGVMASFGFVVYYHNRQNHSKRE; encoded by the exons ATGCTGCTGCCATTGCATCTCACATGTGGGCTTGGCTTAGCTTTAGCTTTCTGGGCAGCACTTGATTTTTGTTCACTCCTGCTCATCCAAAATCCTTCCCAAACTCTCTTTATTGCATGG GCTGTGCATGCTCTTGTTGTGATCCCTGTCTTTAGTCAGTTTCGTCTCGATCCTGATAAATGCTCT TATGTTAAAGCTATAGTGAGAGGACTGATGGGTCTCCCTGCAG GTGCTTTAGTTAATGCTCTTGGAGCAATTGTATTGGGCGCACCAGTTGGAATTCA GCACTTCAAAAAGACAGTTCATTGGTCTCTTCTAATGTCGGTTTTCACA TTTGCACCTGCAGCTTCTGTATTTGGCTCATCATGGACCGACTGGCATCGGATATTCGCCCACTTAAA GCCTATTCAACCCATAGATTTTATAATCTGTTTACCTGCACATGGAGCCATCATCGGGGCTTGGTTTGGTGCGTGGCCCATGCCTCTTGACTGGGAAAGACCCTGGCAG GAGTGGCCAATCTGTGTGACTTATGGAGCTATTCTTGGCTATTTGATTGGCGTTATGGCATCATTTGGATTTGTTGTCTATTATCATAACAGACAAAATCATTCTAAGAGGGAATAA
- the LOC121744964 gene encoding E3 ubiquitin-protein ligase MBR2-like, whose amino-acid sequence MNGYSSKRGVATSRAPRKGVSSSSAQDQNVQFCNRIGCSGKIKYGNQNTKIRSSDNGKSPKSSFCSSDGNGAVEALSKSGSVVIREKASYLDTKKRLAFDQPESSQSGDSEASQSTSSPGRSLAAHNSGSASKSGQNPVARNGSGSVPSSVRTRKKVQNTSGSNKQNTQTASAVSPTTNRGNNRSRCLKNLKCNVVSDAVPPTCSSSGSKSPCKNVTRKRSLEGVSSEPGRGRQTVVSTHASSSSSSASVSASGADSTTSGSVRTGGSGNVNKSRSTRLSSRQNGRNTSSLRESSLRISHPEPPRSTGRPRLSQQYSPNAPSSGLSSYSLSPSSNSDGNRSTLMPDSVMGHGYSHFVNRDMLQRYNMDGIAEVLLALERFEQDEEMTHEQILSLETSLFLSGLNLYDQHRDMRLDIDDMSYEELLALGDSMGTVSTALSENELYKCIKRHVHQGALTEKESGKDGDDVKCSICQEEYVKGDAIGELVKCEHAYHIACISQWLRLKNWCPICKSAAAPSQTSSSSSPLS is encoded by the exons ATGAATGGATACTCCAGCAAAAGAGGTGTTGCTACGAGTAGAGCACCTAGGAAAGGCGTTAGTTCAAGCTCGGCCCAGGATCAGAATGTTCAGTTCTGTAACCGAAtaggatgcagtggaaaaatcAAGTACGGGAATCAGAATACGAAAATTAGAAGCTCGGACAATGGCAAAAGCCCCAAGTCCTCGTTTTGTTCTTCAGACGGGAATGGAGCGGTTGAAGCTTTGTCTAAGAGTGGTTCTGTGGTGATCAGGGAAAAGGCGTCATATCTTGATACAAAGAAAAGGTTGGCATTTGATCAACCCGAAAGTAGTCAGTCGGGCGATTCAGAAGCCTCACAGTCAACATCCTCACCAGGTAGGAGTCTTGCAGCTCATAATTCTGGATCAGCAAGCAAGTCTGGACAGAATCCCGTGGCGAGAAATGGTAGTGGGAGTGTTCCATCAAGTGTCAGAACTCGAAAAAAGGTTCAGAATACCTCTGGTTCGAACAAGCAAAATACTCAGACAGCTTCTGCTGTTTCTCCCACTACTAATAGAGGTAATAACAGAAGTAGGTGCCTGAAAAACCTGAAATGCAACGTGGTCTCAGATGCCGTACCACCTACTTGTTCATCATCGGGGTCGAAATCTCCCTGCAAGAATGTGACGAGGAAGAGAAGTCTAGAAGGGGTTAGCAGCGAGCCCGGTAGAGGGAGACAGACAGTTGTATCTACACATGCCTCGTCTTCGAGCAGCAGCGCCTCTGTGTCTGCCTCTGGTGCAGATAGCACCACTTCTGGTTCGGTCAGGACAGGAGGGTCGGGTAACGTAAACAAGAGTAGGTCAACGAGGCTATCTTCTCGACAAAACGGGAGAAATACCTCGAGCCTTAGAGAATCCTCCCTCCGCATCTCCCATCCCGAACCACCTAGAAGCACTGGCAGGCCAAGATTATCGCAGCAATACTCTCCCAACGCCCCTTCGAGTGGGTTGAGTTCGTATAGTCTCTCTCCTTCTAGTAATAGTGACGGCAACCGGTCCACTTTGATGCCTGATTCTGTAATGGGGCATGGCTATAGCCACTTTGTGAACCGTGACATGTTGCAGCGATACAATATGGATGGTATTGCTGAG GTATTACTAGCACTCGAAAGATTCGAGCAGGATGAAGAAATGACACATGAG CAAATACTCTCATTGGAGACAAGTTTATTCCTCAGTGGCCTCAATCTATACGACCAGCACCGGGACATGAGACTGGATATTGATGACATGTCGTATGAG GAGTTGTTGGCTCTAGGGGATAGCATGGGAACGGTTAGCACGGCCCTCTCAGAAAACGAACTATACAAGTGCATCAAGCGACACGTACATCAGGGTGCCCTGACAGAAAAAGAATCGGGCAAAGACGGAGATGATGTCAAATGCAGCATCTGCCAG GAGGAGTACGTGAAGGGGGACGCTATCGGGGAGTTAGTCAAGTGTGAGCACGCGTATCACATCGCGTGCATAAGTCAGTGGCTGAGGCTCAAGAACTGGTGCCCTATTTGCAAGAGTGCTGCAGCTCCATCACAaacatcttcttcatcttctcctctctcttaA
- the LOC121745130 gene encoding protein KAKU4-like isoform X2 has product MASVPDSRSGAGGKMVTNRRRLRLAATPYERPLPSPSPKSPNWFTGVVIPSARALASGAGKFISSAIFSDSESSSSEDFDSASEDDADNINEYESPRDGVNALDEEKLTGGEMKEYGRESQLSMQRSETKWLIEQLIMQENFSREECDRLTKVLHSRVNHWSVETGDKRSIANSPRQTDEDPYILNKAVQEARNWFQEKKGGSSSVAEFAHGTCNLNSAAIDHMEIGAGSPVDMSRSYMKERPPWASPTEHIELRTPLTTTMKLFKERTPYSVTEDILSSSQRRSSLASESWNIQEELRKVRSKAVADMLRTPPAKYDSSFSIAATKEESMGAGGMGEEIFKPHSFWKTKPIDAFMDVGVNADPALVALESRQDAKGSETPSSHPDASASEINKDPETIPSDGVHAPSMRSHPTSPVHADQQHFADPHAAKISGPPGTGVAEPGGNPCTNGFTPAQASPPEAVGAQNSKQYDVENLNDTASNKNMPTNGTTNMDANCELLTEADSINSGSHISMDMQNEESQVETTQPSAEEKPEVVMTVKQQAKKVGRTTRRSSRTKGK; this is encoded by the exons ATGGCGTCTGTGCCCGATTCTCGCTCCGGCGCCGGCGGAAAAATGGTCACCAACCGTCGGCGGCTGCGCCTCGCCGCCACGCCGTACGAACGCCCGCTGCCTAGTCCCTCGCCTAAAAGCCCTAATTGGTTCACCGGTGTCGTTATACCCTCCGCTCGCGCCCTAGCTTCTGGCGCCGGGAAATTCATCTCCTCCGCCATCTTCTCCGACTCGGAATCCTCCTCTTCCGAAGATTTCGACTCCGCTTCTG AGGATGATGCTGACAACATTAATGAGTATGAAAGCCCACGTGATGGAGTCAATGCATTGGATGAG GAGAAACTGACTGGAGGAGAAATGAAGGAATATGGACGAGAGTCTCAGCTCAGTATGCAGAGATCTGAAACCAAGTGGCTAATCGAGCAGCTCATTATGCAGGAGAATTTTTCAAG GGAAGAGTGTGATAGGCTGACTAAAGTTCTTCATTCACGAGTTAATCACTGGTCGGTTGAAACAGGGGATAAAAGATCAATTGCAAATTCCCCACGGCAAACAGATG AAGATCCGTATATACTCAATAAGGCTGTTCAGGAAGCTAGAAACTGGTTCCAAGAGAAGAAAGGGGGGTCCAGTTCGGTGGCAGAGTTTGCACACGGAACTTGTAATCTTAACTCTGCTGCAATTGACCAT ATGGAAATTGGAGCTGGTTCTCCTGTGGATATGTCCAGATCTTATATGAAGGAAAGACCTCCTTGGGCATCTCCAACAGAGCATATTGAATTGAGAACCCCATTGACTACAACTATGAAACTTTTCAAGGAACGAACGCCATATTCAGTTACTGAAGATATTTTGTCATCATCACAG AGACGGAGTTCTCTTGCATCTGAATCCTGGAATATCCAGGAAGAATTGCGGAAAGTGCGCTCAAAAGCAGTCGCAGATATGCTGCGCACACCACCTGCTAAATATGATTCATCGTTTTCAATTGCAGCAACTAAGGAGGAGTCCATGGGAGCTGGTGGTATGGGAGAAGAAATATTTAAGCCACACTCTTTTTGGAAAACAAAGCCCATAGATGCTTTTATGGATGTTGGAGTGAATGCTGATCCTGCCCTTGTAG CTTTAGAATCCAGACAAGATGCTAAGGGCAGTGAAACACCATCATCACATCCAGATGCTTCAGCTTCTGAAATTAATAAG GATCCAGAAACAATTCCAAGTGATGGCGTGCATGCTCCATCTATGCGCTCACACCCTACCAGTCCTGTTCATGCCGACCAGCAGCATTTCG CCGATCCACATGCAGCTAAGATTAGTGGACCTCCAGGAACCGGGGTAGCTGAACCTGGAGGAAATCCGTGTACAAATGGTTTCACACCAGCTCAAGCCAG TCCTCCAGAAGCAGTTGGCGCACAGAACTCAAAGCAATACGACGTGGAAAACCTTAATGATACTGCAAGCAACAAGAACATGCCAACAAATGGTACCACCAACATGGATGCCAACTGCGAGCTTCTCACTGAAGCCGATAGCATAAACAGTGGTTCTCATATTAGCATGGACATGCAAAATGAAGAATCACAAGTCGAGACGACTCAGCCATCTGCAGAGGAGAAGCCAGAGGTTGTGATGACTGTGAAGCAGCAAGCAAAAAAAGTGGGTAGAACCACTAGAAGAAGCAGCCGAACTAAAGGTAAATGA
- the LOC121745130 gene encoding protein KAKU4-like isoform X1, with the protein MASVPDSRSGAGGKMVTNRRRLRLAATPYERPLPSPSPKSPNWFTGVVIPSARALASGAGKFISSAIFSDSESSSSEDFDSASEDDADNINEYESPRDGVNALDEEKLTGGEMKEYGRESQLSMQRSETKWLIEQLIMQENFSREECDRLTKVLHSRVNHWSVETGDKRSIANSPRQTDEEDPYILNKAVQEARNWFQEKKGGSSSVAEFAHGTCNLNSAAIDHMEIGAGSPVDMSRSYMKERPPWASPTEHIELRTPLTTTMKLFKERTPYSVTEDILSSSQRRSSLASESWNIQEELRKVRSKAVADMLRTPPAKYDSSFSIAATKEESMGAGGMGEEIFKPHSFWKTKPIDAFMDVGVNADPALVALESRQDAKGSETPSSHPDASASEINKDPETIPSDGVHAPSMRSHPTSPVHADQQHFADPHAAKISGPPGTGVAEPGGNPCTNGFTPAQASPPEAVGAQNSKQYDVENLNDTASNKNMPTNGTTNMDANCELLTEADSINSGSHISMDMQNEESQVETTQPSAEEKPEVVMTVKQQAKKVGRTTRRSSRTKGK; encoded by the exons ATGGCGTCTGTGCCCGATTCTCGCTCCGGCGCCGGCGGAAAAATGGTCACCAACCGTCGGCGGCTGCGCCTCGCCGCCACGCCGTACGAACGCCCGCTGCCTAGTCCCTCGCCTAAAAGCCCTAATTGGTTCACCGGTGTCGTTATACCCTCCGCTCGCGCCCTAGCTTCTGGCGCCGGGAAATTCATCTCCTCCGCCATCTTCTCCGACTCGGAATCCTCCTCTTCCGAAGATTTCGACTCCGCTTCTG AGGATGATGCTGACAACATTAATGAGTATGAAAGCCCACGTGATGGAGTCAATGCATTGGATGAG GAGAAACTGACTGGAGGAGAAATGAAGGAATATGGACGAGAGTCTCAGCTCAGTATGCAGAGATCTGAAACCAAGTGGCTAATCGAGCAGCTCATTATGCAGGAGAATTTTTCAAG GGAAGAGTGTGATAGGCTGACTAAAGTTCTTCATTCACGAGTTAATCACTGGTCGGTTGAAACAGGGGATAAAAGATCAATTGCAAATTCCCCACGGCAAACAGATG AAGAAGATCCGTATATACTCAATAAGGCTGTTCAGGAAGCTAGAAACTGGTTCCAAGAGAAGAAAGGGGGGTCCAGTTCGGTGGCAGAGTTTGCACACGGAACTTGTAATCTTAACTCTGCTGCAATTGACCAT ATGGAAATTGGAGCTGGTTCTCCTGTGGATATGTCCAGATCTTATATGAAGGAAAGACCTCCTTGGGCATCTCCAACAGAGCATATTGAATTGAGAACCCCATTGACTACAACTATGAAACTTTTCAAGGAACGAACGCCATATTCAGTTACTGAAGATATTTTGTCATCATCACAG AGACGGAGTTCTCTTGCATCTGAATCCTGGAATATCCAGGAAGAATTGCGGAAAGTGCGCTCAAAAGCAGTCGCAGATATGCTGCGCACACCACCTGCTAAATATGATTCATCGTTTTCAATTGCAGCAACTAAGGAGGAGTCCATGGGAGCTGGTGGTATGGGAGAAGAAATATTTAAGCCACACTCTTTTTGGAAAACAAAGCCCATAGATGCTTTTATGGATGTTGGAGTGAATGCTGATCCTGCCCTTGTAG CTTTAGAATCCAGACAAGATGCTAAGGGCAGTGAAACACCATCATCACATCCAGATGCTTCAGCTTCTGAAATTAATAAG GATCCAGAAACAATTCCAAGTGATGGCGTGCATGCTCCATCTATGCGCTCACACCCTACCAGTCCTGTTCATGCCGACCAGCAGCATTTCG CCGATCCACATGCAGCTAAGATTAGTGGACCTCCAGGAACCGGGGTAGCTGAACCTGGAGGAAATCCGTGTACAAATGGTTTCACACCAGCTCAAGCCAG TCCTCCAGAAGCAGTTGGCGCACAGAACTCAAAGCAATACGACGTGGAAAACCTTAATGATACTGCAAGCAACAAGAACATGCCAACAAATGGTACCACCAACATGGATGCCAACTGCGAGCTTCTCACTGAAGCCGATAGCATAAACAGTGGTTCTCATATTAGCATGGACATGCAAAATGAAGAATCACAAGTCGAGACGACTCAGCCATCTGCAGAGGAGAAGCCAGAGGTTGTGATGACTGTGAAGCAGCAAGCAAAAAAAGTGGGTAGAACCACTAGAAGAAGCAGCCGAACTAAAGGTAAATGA
- the LOC121746164 gene encoding gamma-glutamylcyclotransferase 2-1-like: MVFWVFGYGSLVWNPGFEYDEKVIGFIKEYRRVFDLACIDHRGTPQHPARTCTLEKSQGSLCWGAAYCVRGGLEKEKAAMEYLERRECEYDEKTLVDFYKEGESEVPLLTGVIVFTSTPDTISNKYYLGPAPLEEMARQIATATGPCGDNRDYLFSLEKAMFDIGHEEDYVIELANEVRKVLGIVSVTAKEKKLSGPSLVPLKSSLSPVKLATLSGAIAMDS; encoded by the exons atGGTGTTCTGGGTTTTCGGGTACGGGTCATTGGTGTGGAACCCGGGATTTGAGTATGATGAGAAAGTGATTGGGTTTATCAAGGAATACAGACGCGTATTCGATCTCG CCTGCATTGATCATAGAGGCACGCCTCAGCACCCTGCTAGAACTTGTACCTTGGAGAAAAGTCAAGGCTCTCTATGT TGGGGGGCTGCGTATTGCGTTCGTGGAGGGCTGGAGAAAGAAAAGGCAGCAATGGAG TATCTGGAAAGAAGAGAGTGTGAGTATGATGAGAAAACACTTGTAGACTTCTACAAG gaaggtgaatctgaggttCCCTTGCTCACTGGAGTCATAGT GTTCACTTCCACTCCAGATACGATATCAAACAAGTACTATCTGGGGCCTGCTCCTTTGGAGGAGATGGCAAGGCAGATTGCAACAGCCACTGGACCGTGCGGGGACAACAGGGACTACCTCTTCTCGTTGGAGAAGGCAATGTTCGACATCG GTCATGAAGAAGACTATGTGATCGAGCTAGCGAATGAAGTGAGGAAAGTGCTCGGAATAGTAAGTGTCACGGCCAAGGAGAAGAAGTTGTCAGGTCCTTCCCTCGTTCCTCTGAAGTCGAGCTTGTCGCCTGTGAAACTAGCAACATTGTCGGGGGCAATAGCGATGGATTCTTGA
- the LOC121744595 gene encoding probable LRR receptor-like serine/threonine-protein kinase At4g31250, translating to MIMSPTTNLYLSILLLSSTASSDDIGIIFDFIINLTNTQTLNWDTVPPPLCVGNSSNWTAVICRNNCIKGLQLENMSLSGTINAPVNLFSLSLANNSFSGPFPADISKLTRLRRLYLSHNNLSGSIPDKAFIGMTALQEVYLANNGFVGKIPSSLIRVQQLSNLSVQNNQFEGKIPDFWQEGNLGLCGAPLSPCPKIWYKKTAFIAATSAAALISILLLLWRRRRTRPLRYQKSVNQFKNEATKTENINAIHNKTEEQGKIQFVRSGRERFELEDLLKAAAEVLGSGSFGSSYKALLLTGKPYVVRSLASHLHGKRKPDQPGLDWPTRLRIVKGVARGLAHLYAEFPSLALPHGHLKSSNVLLDGSFEAVVSDYALAPVINRVTRKTDVWRLGILILEVLTGRFPANYLKKNKDENIDSDFITLSTLDMINKKMDSKFSSKV from the exons ATGATCATGTCTCCCACCACCAATCTCTACCTCTccatcctcctcctctcctccaccgcctcctccGACGACATAGGCATCATCTTCGACTTCATAATAAACCTCACCAACACACAAACCCTAAACTGGGACACCGTCCCACCGCCCCTCTGCGTCGGCAACTCCTCCAACTGGACCGCCGTCATATGCAGAAACAACTGCATCAAAGGCCTCCAACTCGAGAACATGAGCCTCTCCGGAACCATCAACGCCCCCGTCAACCTCTTCAGCCTCAGCCTCGCCAACAACAGCTTCTCCGGCCCCTTCCCCGCCGATATAAGTAAGCTCACGAGGCTCAGGCGCCTCTATCTCAGCCACAACAACTTAAGCGGTTCCATACCCGACAAGGCCTTCATCGGGATGACGGCGCTACAAGAGGTGTATTTGGCAAACAATGGCTTTGTGGGGAAGATTCCGAGTAGCTTGATAAGGGTGCAGCAGTTGTCGAATCTCTCGGTTCAGAATAACCAGTTTGAAGGGAAGATTCCAGATTTTTGGCAGGAGG GCAACCTCGGCCTATGCGGCGCTCCTCTCTCTCCATGCCCGAAGATATGGTACAAGAAAACCGCATTCATCGCCGCCACATCCGCCGCCGCCTTGATCtccatcctcctcctcctatGGCGCCGCCGACGAACACGGCCGCTGAGATACCAGAAATCAGTGAACCAATTCAAAAACGAAGCTACAAAAACAGAGAATATCAATGCAATTCACAACAAAACAGAGGAGCAAGGGAAGATTCAATTCGTGAGGAGCGGGAGAGAGAGATTCGAGCTCGAAGATCTGCTGAAAGCCGCCGCAGAGGTTTTGGGAAGCGGAAGCTTCGGATCTTCTTACAAAGCTCTGCTTCTCACCGGAAAGCCCTACGTTGTGAGAAG CTTGGCTAGCCACCTCCACG GGAAAAGAAAACCGGACCAACCCGGGTTGGACTGGCCGACTCGCTTGAGAATCGTGAAGGGCGTGGCGAGGGGGCTCGCGCATCTGTATGCAGAGTTCCCGTCGCTCGCGCTCCCCCACGGCCACCTGAAGTCCTCGAACGTGCTGCTGGATGGCTCGTTCGAGGCAGTAGTCTCAGACTACGCGCTGGCCCCTGTGATCAACAGGGTGACGCGGAAGACGGACGTGTGGAGGCTGGGGATCCTGATACTGGAGGTGCTAACGGGGCGGTTCCCGGCCAACTACCTGAAGAAAAACAAAGATGAAAATATAGATAGTGATTTCATCACTTTGTCAACTcttgacatgattaacaagaaaATGGATTCAAAATTTTCTTCAAAAGTTTAG